A region of the Vibrio tubiashii genome:
GAATTCAAATGGAGCCCAAGCTATTTTCCACTAAAGATACCGTAGAAAAGAGCGTCCTTAAGACCACCAGCTTTTTCCTCGCAATAACTGGCGCTGGCTTCACTATAGTTAACTTTTTTATTTGGGATGTACCAAAGTTTGGCTACATAGATTTCGCGTATACCCTACTCTGCTTATTTATCTATCTGAGAATTCAATTTGGTCACTACAAACCTTGGTATTCGGCTTTATTAATCTGCGGTTTGAGCCTGATTTTGATCTATAGCTTAGCGGTGGCGAAGGGCTACTCGATACTAGTTTTCTGGACGTTTTGTATGCCGCCCGTCTTCCACATTTTATTAAATCGTTATGTCGGTTCAGCGGTCACTTTCGCTTTTTTCCTTATCGTCGTGTCGATATTCCTGTCCTATCCGCCTATCGTTCATTCAACCGCACACACGACGTTTAACTTCGCGATCCCCTATATTTTGATTTGGGCTATCGCCTTTGTGCATGAAGATGTCAGAGCCAAAACCCAGCAAAAACTCAGCGATGCTGCTCTACTTGACCCTTTAACTGGCGCGAGAAATCGATTGTGTATGGAAAATGATTTCTCCCATCATCCTGAGTTTCTGAGTCATCACTACTTACTGCATATTGACCTCGACCATTTTAAACAAGTCAACGACAACTACGGCCATGCGTGTGGGGATGAAGTATTGAAGGCGGTGAGTAAGGCGGTGCTTTCGCAACCTAATGCCCAATTCTTTTATCGAGTGGGTGGTGAGGAGTTTTGTGTTTTGCTGTGCGCAAAGAATGAAGAACAAGCAATGGAGATGAGCGAATCAATTCGACTCGCGCTAAAGCAACTAAAAATCGACTTCAACCATCAAGAGATTCGCATCTCTTTCAGTGCTGGATTAAGAGCTTTGATCGTGATGAACAACAGTATTCTGCTCGATCAAACCATGGCAGAAACGGATCAAGCCCTATACCGAGCAAAGGCACAGGGCAGAGATCAAATCGTGTTATCAAGCACTACCAAGCAAATCTCGGCCGTGGGGTGAAGTTAAATCTAGCTCAGGACCAAGAGGAACAACTTGTGTCGGGTTAATCCCTGTGTGGCTAAAGTAGTAATGGCGTTTAATGTGGTAGAAATCGGTTGTCTCTTTGATACCGGGTACCTGATACAACTCTTTCATATAACCGTTGAGATTAGCGTAATCCGCGATACGTTTCTTATTACATTTAAAATGTCCGACATAAACGGCATCAAAACGGATCAGCGTGGTAAACAAGCGCCAATCGGCTTCAGTAATACTGTCACCAGCAAGGTAGCGGCTTTTCGCTAGATGGGCATCCAATCTGTCTAGCGACTCAAACAGGTGGTTGTAGGCTTCTTCATAGGCATCTTGGGTTGTGGCAAATCCACAGCGGTAAACACCATTGTTAACATGAGGGTAGACATAAGCGTTCCACTCTTCAATGATTTCACGCTTCTCTTGCGGATAATAATCAGCTGTATTACCCGTGAGTTCATTAAACTCAGAGTTAAACATGCGAATGATTTCAGAAGATTCATTGCTGACGATGGTGTTATGTTTCTTATCCCAAAGTACTGGTACCGTTACGCGACCCGTGTAGTCTGGTTTGGCTTGCGTATAAATTTGGTGCATGCGTGTATGACCAAACAAAGGCTCAGGCAACCCCATTTGCCAACCTTCACCCATCATATCAGGACAAACAACCGTGACGTCGATATGCTCTTCAAGACCTTTTAGCTTTCTAAAAATCAGAGTGCGATGAGCCCAAGGACAGGCAAGCGAGACATAAAGATGATAACGTCCTGATTCCGGCTGAAACTGAGCATCAGGTTTGTTTTCTACCCAATTTCTAAACCCGGCATCTTCGCGAATGAACTTACCATTGCTCGATTTGGTGTCGTACCACACGTCATGCCATATGCCTTCAACTAGCTTACCCATTATTGTCTCCTAACCCACATTCTTTGAATAATTTGAGTATAAATAAATACTCAACACAGGTGATTAGAGACAGTTGGCTTAGTTGTTCGAATTATTTGAATAGTAGAAAGGTAGCGATACAAAAAAAGCGCGACCCCGTAAGGATGCCGCGCTTAAGCCCGTCACAGGCTGAAATTATACGCTCACGTGCAAGCAAGACACGGCATGAACGTCGTTACCTTCGATAGCTGGCTTAGTTTGAGCACACGCTTCCGTCGCCTGAGGACAACGCGTACGGAACACACAACCCGAAGGAGGACTGATTGGTGATGGAAGGTCGCCTTCTAGCATCTCGATGTGCTTGTTGCGCTCAAGCTTTGGATCAGGAATTGGTACTGCAGACATAAGCGCGCGAGTGTACGGGTGCTTTGGATCCGCGAACAGGGCTTCGGCTTCACCAAGTTCAACAGCATTACCAAGATACATAACTAGTACTCGGTCAGAGATGTGTTTCACTACCGACAAATCGTGGGCAATGAATACTAGTGATAAGCCAAGTTCTTTCTGTAACTCTTTAAGTAGGTTTACAACCTGAGCTTGGATTGACACGTCTAGTGCCGATACAGGTTCGTCACAAATGATCATCTTAGGCTTTAGAATCAACGCGCGAGCAATACCGATGCGCTGACACTGACCACCTGAGAACTCATGAGGGTAACGGTTGATTACGTTTGGTAGTAGACCTACTTTCGCCATCATCTCTTTAACACGAGTTTTCACTTCATCTTTCGAAAGCTCTGGATAGAAAGTTTCCAATGGCTCAGCAATGATGTCACCGACTGTCATACGCGGGTTTAGCGATGCCAAAGGATCTTGGAAAATCATTTGAATTTCTTTGCGCGTTTCACGGCGCTGGATTTCTTGCATCTTAGTCAGGTCTTGACCAAGCCACATCACGTCGCCGTCAGTCGCTTCAACAAGACCAATGATTGCACGCGCGAAAGTCGATTTACCACAACCAGACTCGCCTACTACGCCTAAGGTTTCACCTTCATATAAACGGACGTTAACGCCGTCTACTGCTTTAAGGTTTGCAGGCTTTGACCAAGGCCAAGCAGATTTTGATGCAATACTAAAGTGAACTTTAAGATCTTTAACATCTAGGATTAGGTTCTTATCTACACTCATTTGCTCCAAGCCTCCCATTCAGAAAAACATGCGCGCTGACGACCTTCACCAAATGGCGTCAAGATTGGCGCTTCTTGCTTACAACGATCCATTACACGGTGGCAACGCTCTTGATAAGGGCAGCCTTGTGGTAGACGAAGTAAGTTAGGCGGGTTGCCTGGAATCGTTGGTAGAATTTCTCCCTCTGTATCCAGACGAGGAATTGCTTTTAGCAGACCTTCAGCGTATGGGTGGCTCGGGTTGTAGAAGATTTCATCGACCGTACCGTACTCCATTGTACGACCAGCGTACATAACTAGTACTTTGTCACATGAACCTGCAACCACGCCAAGGTCATGAGTGATCATGATAATCGCAGTGTTAAACTCCGATTTCAGCTCGTTAAGCAGATCCATGATCTGGGCTTGTACCGTTACGTCTAGCGCTGTTGTCGGCTCATCCGCAATCAAGAGTTTTGGACGACACAACAGAGCCATGGCGATCATCACACGCTGACGCATACCGCCTGAGAACTCGTGTGGGTACATAGTGATACGCTTACGCGCTTCTGGAATTTTGACCGCTTCAAGCATGCGTACAGATTCTTCGAACGCTTCCGCTTTACCCATGCCTTTGTGAAGCATAAGT
Encoded here:
- a CDS encoding GGDEF domain-containing protein, with protein sequence MEPKLFSTKDTVEKSVLKTTSFFLAITGAGFTIVNFFIWDVPKFGYIDFAYTLLCLFIYLRIQFGHYKPWYSALLICGLSLILIYSLAVAKGYSILVFWTFCMPPVFHILLNRYVGSAVTFAFFLIVVSIFLSYPPIVHSTAHTTFNFAIPYILIWAIAFVHEDVRAKTQQKLSDAALLDPLTGARNRLCMENDFSHHPEFLSHHYLLHIDLDHFKQVNDNYGHACGDEVLKAVSKAVLSQPNAQFFYRVGGEEFCVLLCAKNEEQAMEMSESIRLALKQLKIDFNHQEIRISFSAGLRALIVMNNSILLDQTMAETDQALYRAKAQGRDQIVLSSTTKQISAVG
- a CDS encoding ABC transporter ATP-binding protein; translation: MSLLDVKDLRVEFTTQDGIVTAVNDLNFSLNQGETLGIVGESGSGKSQTVFAIMGLLAKNGIISGSAKFEGNEILNLPEKALNKVRAEQIAMIFQDPMTSLNPYMKVSDQLMEVLMLHKGMGKAEAFEESVRMLEAVKIPEARKRITMYPHEFSGGMRQRVMIAMALLCRPKLLIADEPTTALDVTVQAQIMDLLNELKSEFNTAIIMITHDLGVVAGSCDKVLVMYAGRTMEYGTVDEIFYNPSHPYAEGLLKAIPRLDTEGEILPTIPGNPPNLLRLPQGCPYQERCHRVMDRCKQEAPILTPFGEGRQRACFSEWEAWSK
- a CDS encoding glutathione S-transferase family protein, yielding MGKLVEGIWHDVWYDTKSSNGKFIREDAGFRNWVENKPDAQFQPESGRYHLYVSLACPWAHRTLIFRKLKGLEEHIDVTVVCPDMMGEGWQMGLPEPLFGHTRMHQIYTQAKPDYTGRVTVPVLWDKKHNTIVSNESSEIIRMFNSEFNELTGNTADYYPQEKREIIEEWNAYVYPHVNNGVYRCGFATTQDAYEEAYNHLFESLDRLDAHLAKSRYLAGDSITEADWRLFTTLIRFDAVYVGHFKCNKKRIADYANLNGYMKELYQVPGIKETTDFYHIKRHYYFSHTGINPTQVVPLGPELDLTSPHGRDLLGSA
- the oppF gene encoding murein tripeptide/oligopeptide ABC transporter ATP binding protein OppF, with the protein product MSVDKNLILDVKDLKVHFSIASKSAWPWSKPANLKAVDGVNVRLYEGETLGVVGESGCGKSTFARAIIGLVEATDGDVMWLGQDLTKMQEIQRRETRKEIQMIFQDPLASLNPRMTVGDIIAEPLETFYPELSKDEVKTRVKEMMAKVGLLPNVINRYPHEFSGGQCQRIGIARALILKPKMIICDEPVSALDVSIQAQVVNLLKELQKELGLSLVFIAHDLSVVKHISDRVLVMYLGNAVELGEAEALFADPKHPYTRALMSAVPIPDPKLERNKHIEMLEGDLPSPISPPSGCVFRTRCPQATEACAQTKPAIEGNDVHAVSCLHVSV